A genomic window from Synergistaceae bacterium includes:
- a CDS encoding ABC transporter substrate-binding protein, giving the protein MKKIFVSALLVLAMSASAFGAAFKIGGTAPLTGGAAIYGTAAMRGAQIAAEEINAMKGDIQFDLRYEDDTHDAEKAVNAYNALKDWGMQISLGSVTSKPAEATAAENFADRIFALTPSASSAAVTEGKDNVFQMCFVDPNQGTASAQYIGDKKLAKKVAVIWKNDDVYSKGVRDTFVENASKYGLEIVSETAFADGNDTDFSVQLTDAKNKGAELVFLPMYYQPASLILAQAQAMGYAPKWFGIDGMDGILTMEGFDKSLAEGVMLLTPFNADAKDEKTQKFVKKYQEKFGEIPNQFAADGYDCIYAYCQALTQAKATPDMSAEDLCGKMIEQFTTMTFNGVTGENVRWAKNGEVTKDPKGMVIKNGAYVGLD; this is encoded by the coding sequence ATGAAGAAAATATTTGTATCCGCTCTGCTCGTCCTGGCAATGTCAGCAAGTGCTTTCGGGGCAGCCTTCAAGATTGGCGGAACAGCCCCCCTCACGGGAGGAGCTGCGATTTACGGCACTGCGGCCATGAGAGGCGCACAGATAGCGGCGGAAGAAATCAACGCAATGAAGGGTGATATTCAGTTCGATTTGCGCTACGAGGACGACACCCACGACGCAGAGAAAGCCGTCAACGCCTACAACGCCCTCAAAGACTGGGGAATGCAGATCTCGCTGGGTTCCGTAACGTCAAAGCCGGCTGAAGCCACAGCGGCGGAGAATTTTGCGGACAGGATTTTTGCCCTCACCCCGTCAGCGTCATCAGCGGCAGTAACAGAGGGAAAAGACAACGTTTTTCAGATGTGCTTTGTTGACCCGAACCAGGGCACAGCCTCAGCGCAGTATATCGGCGACAAGAAATTAGCCAAGAAAGTCGCGGTAATCTGGAAGAATGATGATGTCTACTCAAAGGGAGTCCGTGATACGTTTGTCGAGAACGCCAGCAAGTACGGACTCGAAATCGTAAGTGAGACAGCATTCGCGGACGGCAACGACACCGATTTTTCCGTTCAGCTCACGGACGCAAAGAACAAGGGCGCGGAACTCGTATTCCTCCCGATGTACTATCAGCCCGCCTCGCTCATTCTCGCACAGGCTCAGGCAATGGGATACGCTCCCAAATGGTTCGGCATTGACGGAATGGACGGTATTTTGACGATGGAAGGATTCGACAAGTCATTAGCGGAAGGCGTTATGTTATTGACACCGTTCAACGCAGACGCAAAAGACGAGAAGACTCAGAAGTTCGTCAAGAAGTATCAGGAGAAATTCGGCGAGATTCCGAATCAGTTTGCGGCAGACGGCTATGACTGCATATATGCTTACTGCCAGGCACTGACTCAGGCAAAAGCGACTCCCGATATGAGCGCGGAAGACCTTTGCGGGAAAATGATTGAGCAGTTCACGACAATGACATTCAACGGCGTTACAGGCGAAAATGTCAGGTGGGCGAAGAACGGCGAAGTAACAAAAGATCCCAAAGGCATGGTCATAAAGAACGGCGCGTATGTCGGTCTTGACTAA
- a CDS encoding branched-chain amino acid ABC transporter permease codes for MTFLNFFISGISLGSIYAIIALGYTMVYGIAKMLNFAHGDVIMVGAYVCFYAVARYELNPFLGVVIAMAVCTLLGMIVERLAYKPLRQAPSLAVLITAIGMSYFLQNTALLLWSSNPKVFPSIVGRGSFKLFDGELSISHITALTIIVCLVIMAVLSLFISKTKMGKAMRACSEDKGAAQLMGINVNATISMTFAIGSGLAAVAGALLCSAYPTLMPTTGSLPGIKAFTAAVFGGIGSIPGAFLGGLMLGVIEIFAKAYISSQLSDAVVFGVLIVVLLVKPAGLLGKMTQEKV; via the coding sequence ATGACATTCCTAAACTTTTTCATAAGCGGTATAAGTCTCGGCAGTATTTACGCGATTATTGCCCTCGGCTATACGATGGTTTACGGCATAGCGAAAATGCTGAATTTCGCGCACGGCGATGTGATTATGGTCGGCGCGTATGTCTGCTTCTATGCTGTGGCGCGGTATGAGCTGAATCCCTTTCTCGGTGTCGTAATTGCTATGGCAGTCTGCACATTACTGGGAATGATTGTCGAGCGTCTCGCCTATAAGCCATTGAGGCAGGCACCGTCCCTAGCAGTATTGATTACGGCAATCGGCATGAGCTACTTTTTGCAGAACACCGCGCTTTTATTGTGGTCGTCAAATCCCAAAGTATTCCCGTCAATAGTAGGCAGGGGGTCATTCAAGCTCTTTGACGGCGAATTATCCATATCACATATCACCGCATTAACGATAATTGTATGTCTCGTAATCATGGCCGTATTATCGCTCTTTATCAGCAAAACGAAAATGGGCAAGGCTATGCGAGCATGTTCAGAAGACAAGGGAGCCGCCCAGCTCATGGGAATAAACGTAAACGCTACAATCTCGATGACGTTCGCAATAGGTTCGGGGCTTGCGGCGGTTGCGGGCGCGCTGTTGTGTTCAGCATATCCCACACTCATGCCGACAACGGGATCGCTTCCGGGAATCAAGGCATTCACGGCGGCGGTGTTCGGGGGAATAGGGTCTATACCCGGCGCATTTTTGGGAGGGCTTATGCTCGGAGTGATTGAGATTTTCGCAAAGGCTTATATTTCGAGCCAGTTATCAGACGCGGTAGTGTTCGGGGTATTGATTGTAGTGCTTCTCGTGAAACCCGCAGGCTTGCTCGGAAAAATGACGCAGGAGAAGGTGTAA
- a CDS encoding branched-chain amino acid ABC transporter permease, with the protein MTMRRLINLKRAEARKIYLTYAVVIVAYIVCQVMSSTKFLSSSMRGMLVPICAYMVMAVSLNLVVGILGELSLGHAGFMSVGAFSGVATAILLQGVIPFAPVRLAIAMIVAAIFAAFAGFVIGIPVLRLKGDYLAIVTLAFGEIIKSILNNFYMGIDSQGIQISMLSDTTRLLPGGKLIIRGPMGISGIQKIATFPAGAILLIIALMIVFNLVNSRSGRAFMAIRDDRIAAESIGLDITKYKMMAFVMSAALAGAAGALFAMNYSTIVANKFDFNTSILILVFVVLGGQGNMLGGIIAAAVLTILPEKLRSFSEYRMLLYAIVLIVMMLATNNAEIKEFLSRLNPFRRKEEE; encoded by the coding sequence ATGACAATGCGGAGACTCATAAACTTAAAGCGCGCCGAGGCCCGGAAAATTTACTTGACATATGCCGTTGTCATAGTCGCGTATATAGTCTGTCAGGTGATGAGCAGTACAAAATTTCTCAGCTCGTCAATGCGCGGAATGTTAGTGCCAATTTGCGCGTATATGGTAATGGCCGTGTCGCTGAATCTCGTTGTCGGAATCCTCGGCGAATTGTCGCTAGGCCACGCGGGATTTATGTCGGTCGGGGCATTTTCGGGTGTCGCAACGGCTATATTATTGCAGGGGGTTATACCGTTCGCCCCGGTCAGGCTCGCAATCGCTATGATTGTCGCGGCAATTTTCGCGGCGTTCGCGGGATTCGTCATCGGGATTCCTGTTTTGCGGCTGAAGGGGGACTATCTCGCCATTGTTACGCTGGCATTCGGTGAGATCATCAAGAGCATTCTCAACAATTTTTACATGGGAATAGACTCGCAGGGGATTCAGATTAGCATGTTGTCAGACACAACGAGGCTTTTACCCGGAGGCAAGCTCATAATCCGCGGGCCTATGGGAATCAGCGGCATTCAGAAAATCGCGACATTCCCGGCGGGCGCAATCCTCCTCATAATCGCGTTGATGATCGTCTTCAACCTCGTAAACTCTCGTTCGGGGCGGGCGTTCATGGCAATACGTGATGACAGAATCGCGGCTGAAAGTATCGGGCTTGACATAACAAAGTACAAGATGATGGCTTTCGTGATGTCTGCGGCTCTAGCAGGGGCGGCTGGGGCATTGTTCGCAATGAACTATTCTACGATTGTCGCGAATAAGTTTGACTTCAACACGTCAATATTGATACTTGTCTTTGTCGTTCTCGGCGGGCAGGGAAATATGTTAGGCGGAATTATTGCGGCGGCGGTGCTAACTATATTGCCGGAAAAATTGCGGAGTTTCTCTGAGTACAGAATGCTTCTGTATGCCATTGTCTTAATCGTGATGATGCTGGCCACGAATAACGCTGAGATAAAAGAATTTCTGTCGCGGCTAAACCCTTTCAGGCGAAAGGAGGAGGAGTAA
- a CDS encoding ABC transporter ATP-binding protein: protein MKAKTKYVPVPSTTILPERDAGRSPVLECVKLGITLGGIKAVEDFNLTVGRTEIVGLIGPNGAGKTTVFNLLTKVYQPTTGTILLNGQDTHGMDTQQVNKAGIARTFQNIRLFRNLSVIDNVKTAMNNEMHYSMLSAILRLPDYRREEVAAHRRALKLLSIFDMQHMADAPAGSLPYGAQRRLEIVRALATNPSLLLLDEPAAGMNPSETADLMDNIRKVHEMFQIAIVLIEHDMSLVMNICEGICVLNFGHVIAKGTPDEIQRNPAVIEAYLGRRKEA from the coding sequence ATGAAGGCAAAAACGAAATATGTACCAGTCCCGTCAACAACAATCCTTCCTGAGAGGGACGCAGGGCGCTCGCCCGTTCTCGAATGCGTCAAGCTCGGTATCACTCTCGGAGGCATTAAGGCTGTTGAGGATTTCAACCTTACTGTAGGACGCACGGAAATTGTCGGCTTAATCGGCCCGAACGGCGCGGGAAAAACTACAGTGTTCAATTTGCTGACGAAAGTATATCAGCCCACGACAGGAACAATTTTGCTCAACGGCCAGGACACTCACGGCATGGACACGCAGCAGGTCAACAAAGCCGGAATCGCCCGCACGTTTCAGAATATACGGCTCTTCCGCAACCTAAGTGTTATCGACAACGTGAAGACAGCCATGAACAACGAAATGCACTACAGCATGTTGAGCGCGATATTGAGACTTCCGGATTACAGGCGCGAGGAAGTAGCCGCACACAGGCGGGCATTGAAGCTCCTCTCAATTTTCGACATGCAGCACATGGCCGATGCTCCTGCGGGTTCACTTCCCTACGGTGCGCAGAGACGGCTTGAGATTGTCCGGGCACTTGCCACGAATCCTTCACTGTTGCTTCTTGATGAGCCTGCCGCAGGTATGAATCCTTCTGAGACTGCCGACTTGATGGACAATATACGCAAGGTTCATGAGATGTTCCAGATTGCAATCGTACTGATTGAGCATGATATGAGTCTGGTAATGAACATTTGCGAGGGAATATGCGTCCTCAATTTCGGCCATGTAATCGCGAAAGGGACTCCCGATGAGATTCAGAGAAACCCCGCTGTAATTGAGGCGTATTTAGGCAGGCGGAAGGAGGCGTAA
- a CDS encoding ABC transporter ATP-binding protein has protein sequence MSDPVLKVENINVYYGSIHAIKGISFEVYEGEIVTLIGANGAGKSTTLNTISGLLHPATGSVSFLGESLAKIQPHKIVERGLAQVPEGRRVFAQMTVQENLEMGAFTQNGDISWDLEKVYGLFPRLKERMTQTAGTLSGGEQQMLAMGRALMSRPKLLMLDEPSMGLAPILVEQIFEIIADLHRTGATILLVEQNAQMALSIASRGYVMETGRIVTTGTGQELLASEEVRKAYLGG, from the coding sequence ATGTCAGACCCAGTATTGAAGGTAGAGAATATCAATGTCTATTACGGGAGCATTCACGCGATAAAGGGAATATCATTTGAGGTTTACGAGGGCGAAATAGTAACCCTAATCGGTGCGAACGGTGCGGGGAAGTCAACAACCCTCAACACAATTTCAGGATTATTGCACCCTGCAACGGGGAGCGTGTCATTTCTCGGTGAGTCTCTGGCGAAAATTCAGCCTCACAAAATCGTAGAGCGTGGCCTCGCGCAGGTGCCTGAAGGCCGCAGAGTGTTCGCGCAAATGACGGTGCAGGAGAATTTAGAGATGGGAGCATTCACGCAGAACGGCGACATTTCCTGGGACTTGGAGAAAGTTTACGGGCTTTTCCCGCGCCTGAAGGAGAGAATGACTCAGACAGCCGGGACTTTATCCGGGGGAGAACAGCAGATGTTAGCGATGGGCCGTGCGTTGATGAGCCGTCCGAAATTGTTGATGCTTGATGAGCCGTCAATGGGACTCGCGCCGATTCTTGTTGAGCAGATTTTCGAGATTATCGCCGACCTTCACAGGACGGGCGCGACAATACTTCTCGTTGAGCAGAACGCGCAAATGGCTCTGAGCATTGCGAGCCGGGGCTACGTCATGGAGACCGGGAGAATTGTTACGACAGGGACAGGGCAGGAGCTTTTAGCGTCGGAGGAAGTCAGGAAGGCGTATTTAGGCGGTTAG
- a CDS encoding N-6 DNA methylase produces the protein MNIALPEGKIQDYIDGKFRNDTPEEYVRQTIEKRLIDELKYRSAQVQIEYALRLGTSRPRADIVIWDYNAQEKSQETIRIIIECKKDSIPPESSKDGIDQLKSYMHICPNCEWGMWTNSIFRVVYRKQKLPSGKFELIEYNDIPSANGSIEEIDRPKLSTLRNASSDNLLFVFRTCHNYIYANDGLQKQPAFFEFLKIIFCKIHDEHNNLKALKFYATSQERSNPDGQLAVKNRISQIFSEVKKRYGRIFDEKDLIALSPRSLAYIVSELQSYSLLNTNIDIKGKAYEEIVGANLRGDRGEFFTPRNIMKMTVEMINPGLNEKVLDSSCGTGGFLVTAMTHTMDSLRREYEEAFGIPFANWDANIQADFNKRKNEIISAQYFGFDLNPDLVKATKMNMVMNNDGSGNILQVNSLLPPQMWPEDFRSRLANALGIQSSSITNYRTINLFDVIVTNPPFGSKIPVKDEYILEQFELAHSWKHDKISGQWIMTDNLQSSVPPEILFVERCTQFLKEGGRMGIILPDSILGSPSLGYIRQWILVNHTVIASIDLTPDTFQPHNGTQTSILILQKKTQRQKDSEAMNHHIASYKIFMACIDRVGHDRRGNPLYKRDKDGSEIVLRDIGGKPERIPDDQTEILAEIFREWQKKNSFSGREGIKCCAVGLDEILAGENLRLEANIFNDDARNAARDIESGKFPAMKFSELARSYTLGRAVRVIKVKSPYPFYQPSSVTDIKPKLDGYLYSRNVSDIEALKIHKGQVLLTCSGTIGKAVYVSDTLSGKYLSSDMIRIDCNNAEDSGYVYAYLRSRPCQKILQSLAYGAVIQHITPEHLNDIPIPDAPAEIRRKIHTLITQSYALRDESNIMLDEAESILVRELGLPPIDSMMNHDDILTFEVSSNDFLSSGRFEASYHSPLFREIVRHLEDNAGEVLALGDERVSRDILLPGRFKRVYVSEGYGAVFIGGKQLGELDPSDKKYLAFSQHEDRIRRELTIHTNMILITCSGTIGDVNLVPKHWDGWTASQHIIRVLPASDDITGYAYVFLASECGRELLRRYRYGAVIDEINDEHVASVPFPLLRDKETQSRINSLALCANDKRFQAYNLEREAMKIIEGEILSGE, from the coding sequence ATGAACATTGCACTGCCGGAAGGAAAAATACAGGATTACATTGACGGGAAATTCCGAAATGACACGCCGGAAGAATACGTGCGTCAGACAATCGAGAAACGTTTGATTGACGAACTCAAATACAGAAGCGCACAAGTTCAGATTGAGTACGCTCTCAGGCTCGGAACTTCAAGGCCGCGTGCTGATATTGTCATCTGGGATTATAACGCTCAGGAAAAATCACAGGAAACTATACGAATCATCATCGAGTGCAAGAAAGACTCAATCCCTCCCGAAAGCTCAAAAGACGGAATTGATCAGCTTAAATCCTACATGCACATCTGCCCTAACTGCGAGTGGGGAATGTGGACAAATAGCATCTTCAGAGTCGTATACAGAAAACAAAAGCTCCCTTCAGGAAAATTTGAGCTGATTGAATACAACGATATTCCGTCAGCAAACGGAAGCATTGAGGAAATTGACAGGCCAAAATTATCGACTCTCCGCAACGCGTCATCGGATAATTTATTGTTCGTTTTCAGGACTTGCCACAATTATATTTACGCTAATGACGGACTCCAAAAGCAGCCGGCATTCTTTGAGTTCCTCAAGATAATTTTCTGCAAGATTCATGATGAGCACAACAACCTGAAAGCCCTCAAATTTTACGCGACATCGCAGGAACGCTCTAACCCGGACGGACAGTTAGCCGTGAAGAACCGTATCTCTCAAATTTTCAGCGAAGTGAAGAAACGTTACGGCAGAATTTTTGACGAGAAAGATTTGATTGCGCTCTCTCCCAGAAGCCTCGCTTATATCGTCAGCGAACTCCAAAGCTACAGCCTCCTTAATACGAACATTGACATAAAGGGCAAAGCATACGAGGAAATTGTAGGCGCAAATCTCAGGGGCGACAGAGGAGAATTTTTCACCCCACGAAACATCATGAAGATGACCGTCGAAATGATTAACCCCGGCCTCAATGAGAAAGTTTTAGACAGCTCATGCGGTACAGGCGGATTCCTCGTTACGGCCATGACTCACACAATGGACAGCTTGCGCCGCGAATATGAAGAGGCTTTTGGGATTCCGTTTGCGAATTGGGACGCTAATATTCAGGCGGACTTCAACAAACGCAAGAACGAAATCATATCGGCTCAGTATTTCGGCTTCGACCTTAACCCGGACTTGGTGAAAGCTACGAAAATGAACATGGTCATGAACAATGATGGAAGCGGCAATATCCTTCAGGTAAATTCGCTACTTCCTCCGCAGATGTGGCCGGAAGATTTCAGGTCAAGACTCGCAAACGCTCTCGGCATTCAGAGCAGCTCAATCACAAATTACAGGACGATTAATCTTTTTGATGTCATTGTTACAAATCCGCCGTTCGGCAGCAAAATACCCGTAAAAGATGAATATATCCTCGAACAGTTTGAACTCGCTCATTCATGGAAGCACGACAAAATTTCAGGGCAGTGGATCATGACCGACAATCTTCAATCGTCAGTGCCTCCTGAGATTCTTTTTGTCGAAAGATGTACTCAGTTCCTCAAAGAAGGCGGGAGAATGGGAATCATATTGCCCGATTCGATTCTCGGTTCTCCGAGTCTCGGTTACATCCGCCAATGGATTCTCGTCAACCATACTGTTATCGCAAGCATTGATTTGACACCTGACACTTTCCAGCCTCATAACGGCACGCAGACTTCTATATTAATCCTTCAGAAGAAAACGCAGAGGCAGAAAGACAGCGAGGCAATGAATCATCATATAGCATCGTACAAAATCTTCATGGCCTGCATTGACAGAGTAGGGCATGACAGGCGCGGGAATCCCCTCTACAAACGCGACAAGGACGGAAGCGAAATTGTTTTGCGCGACATTGGCGGGAAACCCGAAAGAATCCCTGACGACCAGACAGAAATTCTTGCTGAGATTTTCAGGGAGTGGCAAAAAAAAAATTCTTTCTCCGGGCGTGAGGGTATAAAGTGCTGTGCTGTTGGCCTCGATGAGATATTAGCGGGGGAAAATCTGCGGCTTGAGGCTAATATCTTCAACGATGATGCGAGGAATGCGGCAAGGGATATAGAGAGCGGGAAATTTCCGGCAATGAAATTCTCGGAGCTTGCAAGGTCGTATACTCTTGGGCGTGCAGTCAGAGTCATCAAGGTAAAATCACCATACCCGTTTTACCAGCCTTCAAGCGTTACTGACATCAAGCCAAAACTTGACGGCTATTTATACTCGCGCAATGTTTCAGATATTGAGGCTCTGAAGATTCACAAAGGGCAGGTGTTATTGACATGTTCAGGCACAATCGGAAAAGCTGTATATGTTTCTGACACTCTCAGCGGCAAATATCTCAGCTCGGACATGATAAGAATCGACTGCAATAACGCTGAGGACTCCGGCTATGTTTATGCGTATCTCAGAAGCCGACCATGTCAGAAAATCCTACAGTCATTGGCATATGGAGCAGTCATTCAGCACATAACGCCCGAACACCTTAACGACATTCCCATACCTGACGCGCCCGCAGAAATCCGCCGCAAGATTCACACGCTCATAACTCAGTCTTACGCGCTCAGAGACGAGTCCAACATTATGCTTGATGAGGCCGAATCGATTCTTGTCCGCGAGCTTGGACTCCCTCCGATTGACAGCATGATGAATCACGATGACATTCTCACGTTCGAGGTGAGCAGCAATGATTTTCTCAGCTCAGGAAGATTCGAGGCCTCGTATCATTCGCCGTTATTCAGGGAAATAGTGAGGCACCTTGAGGACAACGCCGGGGAAGTCCTAGCACTCGGAGATGAGAGAGTCAGCAGGGATATACTTTTGCCGGGAAGATTCAAGCGCGTTTATGTCAGCGAGGGTTACGGGGCTGTGTTCATCGGCGGAAAACAGTTAGGCGAGCTTGACCCGTCGGACAAAAAATATCTTGCCTTCTCACAGCATGAGGACAGAATACGCAGAGAACTCACAATACACACGAACATGATACTAATCACATGCAGCGGGACTATAGGGGATGTGAATCTTGTGCCAAAACACTGGGACGGATGGACAGCAAGCCAGCACATTATACGGGTATTGCCCGCGTCAGATGATATTACCGGGTATGCGTATGTATTTCTTGCGTCAGAATGCGGGCGCGAATTATTGAGGCGGTATAGATATGGGGCTGTTATCGATGAAATTAATGATGAGCATGTAGCTTCCGTGCCGTTCCCGTTACTGAGGGACAAAGAGACTCAGAGCCGTATAAACTCCCTTGCGCTTTGTGCGAACGACAAAAGATTTCAGGCGTATAACCTTGAGCGTGAGGCCATGAAAATTATTGAGGGTGAAATTCTGAGCGGTGAATAA
- a CDS encoding AbrB/MazE/SpoVT family DNA-binding domain-containing protein, which produces MTYLARISETWQITMPFDVRKILGLRSGDKIAFAQNENGEIVLCNASAGALAKAQKAFEGAAEMLGVKDELMCRLLLMKCVTAYESAY; this is translated from the coding sequence ATGACATACTTAGCTAGAATTTCTGAAACCTGGCAGATAACGATGCCATTTGATGTACGGAAAATTCTCGGTCTTCGCTCAGGTGATAAGATTGCTTTTGCACAGAACGAGAACGGAGAAATAGTGCTCTGCAATGCTTCAGCGGGTGCGCTCGCAAAGGCTCAGAAGGCTTTTGAGGGAGCAGCGGAAATGCTTGGCGTGAAAGATGAGTTGATGTGCAGGCTCTTGTTAATGAAGTGCGTTACGGCATATGAGAGTGCTTATTGA
- a CDS encoding dihydrodipicolinate synthase family protein: MFKPKGIVIPVVTPIDDSGKFKEDEYKKLLQYFIDNGIHGVFPFGTSGEFYAFDNGFYRHVLEVTCEYARGKMDIYAGANHITPQGAIELAKIAEECKVDALSVLTPMFVSQTQAELEIYYRKIADATSLPIVIYNNKPKTNVGVDPVTIQKLAKVKNIIAVKDSTGDMTNSEEYIRLTRDNPEFCVLMGRDTLIYAALWYGSAGAITSCGNIAPRIAVDIYENFKAGKYDAALEAQFKLSELRIATNMGSFPVVIKEALNMIGYNVGKCAEPIQPLTPEQHAKLEAVMKNIGLLK, encoded by the coding sequence ATGTTCAAGCCGAAGGGTATCGTCATACCTGTTGTTACTCCTATTGATGACAGCGGGAAATTCAAAGAGGACGAGTACAAAAAGCTGCTTCAGTATTTCATCGACAACGGGATTCACGGGGTCTTTCCTTTCGGGACATCGGGAGAGTTCTACGCATTTGACAACGGATTTTACCGCCATGTTCTTGAAGTAACCTGTGAATATGCCCGCGGGAAGATGGACATTTACGCCGGAGCGAATCACATCACCCCGCAGGGAGCTATAGAGCTGGCGAAAATCGCGGAGGAGTGCAAAGTTGACGCACTGAGCGTGCTGACTCCTATGTTCGTGAGTCAGACGCAGGCGGAGCTTGAGATCTATTACAGGAAGATAGCCGACGCTACAAGCCTGCCGATAGTCATCTACAACAACAAGCCGAAAACGAATGTCGGAGTCGACCCCGTTACGATACAGAAGCTCGCGAAGGTCAAGAACATCATAGCCGTGAAAGACTCAACGGGCGACATGACGAACAGCGAGGAATATATCAGGCTCACCCGCGACAATCCGGAGTTCTGCGTTCTGATGGGACGGGACACGCTGATATATGCGGCGTTGTGGTACGGTTCGGCCGGGGCGATAACGTCATGCGGGAACATTGCGCCGAGAATCGCTGTCGATATTTACGAGAACTTCAAGGCCGGGAAATATGACGCGGCATTAGAGGCACAGTTCAAGCTGAGTGAATTACGGATTGCCACGAACATGGGCAGCTTCCCGGTTGTCATCAAAGAGGCTCTGAACATGATCGGCTACAATGTCGGGAAATGCGCCGAACCGATTCAGCCCCTTACGCCTGAACAGCACGCAAAACTTGAAGCCGTGATGAAGAATATCGGATTGCTGAAGTAA
- the dnaJ gene encoding molecular chaperone DnaJ: protein MEDLYEILEVPKDATQADIKKAYRKLVHQYHPDSHPGDKEAEENFKKINAAYSVLNDPEKRAKYDQFGTTGPNSNPFGGMGGADLGDLFGDLFAQAFGGGFGGFGGSRRHSANSPMQGDDIEQVVHVTLLEAMKGVTRDINVMKYETCQHCNGSGAKPGTKPETCPRCHGQGQVRQSQQSLFGQFMTITTCPECHGTGKIIREKCDECGGSGHVRKKHTLEVKIPAGIASNMRIRIPGAGEAGVNGGPAGDLYLVADVELHPDFERDGADLHTTLILTYPQAVLGTEAKIKTLDGSEEALTVPSGTQHGQTLKIKGKGMPRVNSKAVGDLYVHIYIEIPKKLTDKQRELIKSLADEMKAPVSEKDSGIAGWFKGLFN from the coding sequence TTGGAGGATTTATACGAGATTCTTGAAGTCCCGAAAGACGCAACACAGGCGGACATCAAGAAGGCTTACAGGAAATTAGTCCATCAGTATCACCCCGACTCACATCCCGGCGACAAGGAAGCTGAAGAGAATTTCAAGAAGATTAACGCGGCTTACTCCGTCCTGAATGACCCGGAGAAACGCGCAAAGTATGATCAATTCGGCACAACCGGCCCTAACTCGAATCCTTTCGGCGGCATGGGAGGTGCTGACTTGGGCGACTTGTTCGGGGACTTGTTCGCGCAGGCATTCGGCGGGGGATTCGGCGGTTTCGGAGGCTCGCGGAGGCATTCGGCAAACTCTCCCATGCAGGGCGATGACATCGAGCAGGTTGTTCATGTTACGCTGCTTGAGGCAATGAAGGGAGTAACACGGGATATTAACGTCATGAAGTACGAGACATGCCAGCACTGTAACGGCTCAGGCGCAAAACCCGGCACTAAGCCCGAAACTTGTCCGCGCTGTCATGGGCAGGGGCAGGTCAGGCAGAGTCAGCAGAGTCTTTTCGGACAGTTCATGACTATCACGACATGCCCCGAATGTCATGGGACGGGGAAAATCATCCGCGAAAAGTGCGATGAGTGCGGCGGCTCCGGCCATGTCCGAAAGAAGCACACGCTTGAAGTGAAGATACCCGCAGGAATCGCAAGCAACATGAGAATCCGAATACCAGGTGCGGGCGAGGCAGGCGTGAACGGAGGCCCGGCAGGCGATTTGTATCTTGTCGCGGACGTTGAGCTTCACCCCGATTTCGAGAGGGACGGCGCAGACCTTCACACAACGCTGATTTTGACTTACCCGCAGGCGGTCTTAGGGACTGAGGCAAAAATCAAGACTCTTGACGGCTCGGAGGAAGCCCTAACTGTTCCTTCAGGGACTCAGCATGGGCAGACGCTCAAAATTAAGGGAAAGGGTATGCCCCGCGTAAACTCGAAAGCTGTCGGGGATTTGTACGTTCATATTTACATCGAGATTCCCAAGAAGCTCACCGACAAACAGCGCGAGCTGATAAAATCCCTTGCTGACGAAATGAAAGCACCAGTCAGCGAAAAAGACTCAGGCATAGCGGGCTGGTTCAAAGGGCTGTTCAATTGA
- a CDS encoding holo-ACP synthase, whose protein sequence is MIAGIGADLCHVGRMKRALESRHFRDRIFSPEEIEYCESKGSKRYESYAGGFAAREAFCKASGKNLASVMFGGNFALIHSDGVPSIRLTGGLAIPSANIFVSISHEKDYALAFVVIDKKEGE, encoded by the coding sequence TTGATAGCGGGAATCGGCGCGGATCTCTGCCATGTCGGGAGAATGAAACGGGCGTTAGAGTCGCGGCATTTCAGGGACAGGATATTCAGCCCGGAGGAAATAGAGTACTGCGAGTCAAAAGGCTCTAAACGTTACGAGAGCTACGCGGGAGGATTCGCGGCGCGTGAGGCGTTCTGCAAAGCGTCAGGAAAAAATCTTGCGTCTGTAATGTTCGGGGGAAATTTCGCGCTCATTCATTCGGACGGAGTGCCAAGCATACGGCTAACAGGAGGGCTTGCGATTCCGTCAGCAAACATTTTCGTGTCAATCAGTCATGAGAAAGATTACGCGCTCGCATTCGTAGTAATCGACAAAAAGGAAGGAGAATAA